The following are encoded in a window of Ricinus communis isolate WT05 ecotype wild-type chromosome 4, ASM1957865v1, whole genome shotgun sequence genomic DNA:
- the LOC8258276 gene encoding protein ROOT PRIMORDIUM DEFECTIVE 1 — MLVFISLNLLKFNTKITFKSVQNLTFTKSMSHSTSIPKKQQRVRDHGYDNYMEIEKKTRKVLKFQSLILSQINQTLTISRLETLARRLGCKQYEAGTFILKFPHIFEVYEHPVQRVLYCRLTRKALLQIQQEKEALIAQIPTAVMRLRKLIMMSNTGRLRLEHVRIARSAFGLPDDFEYSVVLKNPQYFRLVDGKDTRNKYIEIVDKDPELAVCAIEKVREREYREKGMDAEDIRFSFIINFPPGFKIGKYYRIAVWKWQRSPYWSPYEDVSGYDLRSIEAQKRMEKRAVATIHELLSLTVEKRITLERIAHFRLAMNLPNKLKDFLLQHQGIFYVSTRGNLGKLHTVFLREAYKKGELVEPNDLYLARRKLGELVLMSPRKAKMDRELVSYRRDRECQEMEKFAADYLENDVETGNNGQDGEEEEDDLNLDLGSDVTSDFSDGMDDAVDVVNSEDAPITK; from the coding sequence ATGCTAGTCTTCATTTCTCTCAATCTCCTCAAATTCAATACAAAGATAACCTTTAAATCAGTCCAAAACCTTACATTCACAAAATCGATGTCCCATTCAACCTCAATCCCCAAAAAACAGCAACGAGTACGCGACCACGGCTACGACAATTACATGGAGATCGAGAAAAAGACTCGTAAGGTTCTTAAATTTCAATCCTTAATTCTCTCCCAAATCAACCAAACATTAACAATCTCTCGCCTCGAGACTCTCGCTCGTCGCCTCGGCTGCAAACAATACGAAGCCGGCACTTTCATACTTAAATTCCCTCACATTTTCGAAGTCTATGAGCATCCCGTTCAACGCGTTCTCTATTGTCGTTTAACACGTAAAGCTCTTCTTCAAATTCAACAAGAAAAGGAAGCATTAATTGCCCAAATACCCACCGCTGTTATGCGGTTAAGGAAATTGATAATGATGTCGAATACGGGCCGGCTCCGTTTGGAACATGTGAGAATCGCCAGGTCAGCATTTGGGTTGCCTGATGATTTTGAATATTCTGTAGTTCTTAAAAATCCTCAGTATTTTAGATTAGTAGATGGTAAAGACAcgaggaataagtatattgaGATTGTTGACAAGGATCCTGAGTTAGCTGTTTGTGCAATTGAGAAAGTTAGGGAGAGAGAGTATAGAGAGAAAGGAATGGATGCTGAGGATATAAGGTTTtcctttataattaattttccacCTGGGTTTAAGATAGGCAAATATTATAGAATTGCAGTCTGGAAATGGCAAAGGAGTCCTTATTGGTCACCTTACGAGGATGTTTCAGGTTATGATTTGAGGTCAATTGAGGCTCAAAAGAGGATGGAAAAGAGAGCGGTTGCGACTATTCATGAATTGTTGTCATTGACAGTCGAAAAGAGAATTACGTTGGAGAGGATTGCTCATTTTAGACTGGCTATGAATTTGCCGAATAAGCTGAAGGATTTTTTGCTTCAGCATCAAGGGATATTTTATGTCTCGACAAGAGGGAATCTTGGGAAGCTGCATACAGTATTTCTTAGAGAGGCTTACAAGAAGGGGGAATTGGTGGAGCCGAATGACTTGTATTTGGCGAGGAGGAAGTTGGGTGAGTTGGTGTTAATGAGTCCAAGAAAGGCGAAAATGGATAGAGAATTGGTAAGTTATAGGAGAGATAGAGAATGTCAGGAGATGGAAAAATTTGCAGCGGACTATCTGGAGAATGATGTTGAGACTGGAAACAATGGACAAGATggggaggaggaggaggatgaTCTGAATTTGGACTTGGGTAGTGATGTCACCTCTGATTTTAGTGACGGAATGGATGATGCTGTTGATGTTGTCAATTCAGAGGATGCTCCTATAACTAAGTGA